Proteins found in one Neomonachus schauinslandi chromosome 1, ASM220157v2, whole genome shotgun sequence genomic segment:
- the SSUH2 gene encoding protein SSUH2 homolog: MDRDLSDNDSVVDLSFEAESPPAPPAELLERLTSCDWLLQGGGQQIFFPPLEAPGRPLEQRCWSSFMEHRVPMVTEEVAREALLSFVSSKCCYGRAAAGDLVIQKLKQQTLCRYRLETFTESRISEWTFQPFTNQSVDGPQRGTSPRLWDIRVQVPPMFQEDMRKFQVPHSSLVKGCHKCRGRGRYKCSGCHGAGMVRCPSCSGAKRKAKQSRRCQMCSGSGRRRCSTCSGRGNKTCATCKGEKKLLHFIQLVIVWKNSLFEFVSEHRLNCPGELLAKAKGESLFKDESTMVYPIVDFPLREISLASQRGIAEHSAALASRARVLQQRQTIELIPLTEVHYWYQGRTYVYYIYGTDHRVYVVDYPERYCCGCTII; this comes from the exons ATGGACAGGGATCTGAGTGACAACGACA GTGTGGTGGACCTTAGCTTCGAGGCCGAGAGTCCTCCGGCGCCCCCAGCCGAGCTCCTGGAGAGACTGACCagctgtgactggcttcttcaaGGAGGTG gacAGCAGATATTCTTCCCACCTTTGGAGGCTCCCGGGAGACCCCTGGAACAAAGGTGCTGGTCCTCATTCATGGAACACAG AGTCCCCATGGTGACAGAGGAAGTGGCTCGGGAAGCCCTCCTCAGCTTTGTGAGCTCCAAATGCTGCTATGGCCGCGCAGCCGCCGGTGACCTTGTCATCCAGAAGCTCAAGCAGCAGACCCTCTGCAGG TATCGACTAGAGACTTTTACCGAATCCAGAATAAGCGAATGGACATTTCAACCCTTTACTA ACCAGTCAGTGGATGGGCCACAAAGAGGGACCTCCCCCAGGCTTTGGGACATCAGGGTCCAGGTCCCCCCGATGTTTCAGGAAGACATGAGGAAGTTTCAAGTCCCTCACTCGTCACTGGTCAAG GGATGCCACAAATGTCGTGGGCGTGGGCGTTACAAATGCAGCGGCTGCCATGGGGCTGGCATG GTGAGGTGCCCATCCTGCAGCGGAGCCAAGCGCAAAGCCAAGCAGTCCCGCAGGTGTCAGATGTGCTCGGGGTCTGGCCGGCGGAG GTGCAGCACCTGCTCAGGGAGGGGCAACAAGACCTGTGCCACCTGCAAGGGAGAGAAGAAACTGTTGCACTTCATCCAGCTGGTCATCGTGTG GAAAAACAGCCTGTTTGAGTTCGTGTCTGAGCACCGGCTGAATTGCCCTGGGGAGCTCCTTGCTAAAGCCAAAGGAGAAAGCCTCTTTAAGGATGAAAGCACCATG GTGTACCCCATTGTGGATTTCCCGCTGCGGGAGATCTCTCTGGCCTCCCAGAGGGGCATTGCCGAGCACAGCGCTGCCCTGGCCTCCCGGGCCCGAGTCCTGCAGCAG CGCCAGACCATCGAGCTGATCCCCCTCACAGAAGTGCATTACTGGTACCAAGGACGGACTTACGTCTACTACATCTATGGCACAGACCACAGAGTGTATGTGGTCGATTACCCCGAGCGGTACTGCTGTGGTTGTACCATCATCTGA